One window of Nocardia nova SH22a genomic DNA carries:
- a CDS encoding sensor histidine kinase — protein MTASQLPRNRWRIGIRTRVLAIALIPSILLLAVGGVTLAVLGTRAHAVREWSNYQQKIIDPLLHFVTAVEGERTASMVMVTGAPAAGLDLPGSRKALDGAMAEAAQIAAGAKNVASTASQNFSNQLGQIVAKLSQVRGDVDAHAITPEAVDAFYTQLVGAIAEGGSVSAIDNSPDNDTLAGDMTGNALIRAVDAHARALDYAAVAQSRGSLDAAGRRALAEMTGGYRQQFDAVTPRLASDPQTALHTLTAGAEWRLTEADQDRLAERGIVDTPEDQWWAAQRSVSGKLVSVVADQYRHTVALTSGVADRTMNWTITAGTGLVLATLVAVAAALVLAGRLVRRLRSLRSSSLELANERLPAIIDRIHGGESVDVQGETTPVDTGADEIGEVAEAFAAAQRTAIDTAVAEARTRDGFNRVFLDIAFRSQALVRRQLDVLDVAEAKQDHPEHLDLLFQLDHLATRARRNAENLLILGDRQPGRQWRRPVGLEEIVRSAASETEGFARVSAVRLPPVNVLGAAVADLIHLLAELIDNAANFSPPDAPITVHGSIVGRGVVVEIVDRGLGMVFEQLEQVNALLVEPPEFHEMALAGRRQLGLFVVGRLARRHGIGVSLRESPYGGVTAIVLIPAAVLDRLSLDADPAPARTPLPRRQRPSNVVPAARRVLAPAQPVSEGPRTPDAARAAMTAFQRGTRQARSSVIDGPQQNSDE, from the coding sequence ATGACAGCTTCGCAACTCCCGCGCAACCGGTGGCGCATCGGTATTCGGACGCGGGTGCTGGCGATCGCGCTGATCCCGAGTATCTTGCTGCTGGCCGTCGGTGGAGTCACGCTCGCCGTGCTGGGTACTCGGGCCCATGCGGTGCGGGAATGGTCGAACTACCAGCAGAAGATCATCGATCCGCTGCTGCATTTCGTCACCGCCGTCGAAGGCGAGCGGACCGCGAGCATGGTGATGGTCACCGGCGCTCCCGCGGCGGGTTTGGATCTGCCGGGCAGTCGCAAGGCGCTGGACGGCGCCATGGCCGAAGCCGCCCAGATCGCGGCGGGGGCGAAGAATGTCGCCTCGACGGCCTCGCAGAATTTCAGTAACCAGCTCGGGCAGATCGTCGCGAAGCTGTCCCAGGTCCGCGGCGACGTCGACGCGCACGCCATCACACCCGAGGCCGTCGACGCCTTCTACACCCAGCTCGTCGGCGCCATCGCGGAGGGCGGCTCCGTGAGCGCGATCGACAATTCGCCCGACAACGACACCCTCGCCGGGGACATGACGGGCAACGCGCTCATCCGCGCGGTGGACGCGCATGCGCGAGCACTCGACTACGCGGCGGTCGCCCAGTCCCGCGGCTCGCTCGACGCCGCGGGGCGCCGGGCCCTGGCGGAAATGACCGGCGGCTATCGGCAGCAGTTCGACGCGGTGACACCCCGCCTGGCGTCCGACCCGCAAACCGCACTCCACACGCTGACCGCCGGGGCCGAATGGCGGCTCACCGAGGCCGACCAGGACCGGCTCGCCGAGCGCGGCATCGTGGATACGCCCGAGGATCAGTGGTGGGCGGCGCAGCGGTCGGTGAGCGGCAAGCTGGTGTCGGTGGTCGCCGACCAGTACCGCCACACCGTCGCGCTGACCAGCGGCGTCGCCGACCGGACGATGAACTGGACGATCACGGCGGGCACCGGACTCGTGCTCGCGACCCTGGTCGCCGTCGCCGCCGCGCTGGTCCTGGCCGGACGGCTGGTGCGCCGATTGCGGTCGCTGCGCTCGTCGAGCCTCGAACTGGCCAACGAGCGCCTGCCCGCGATCATCGACCGCATCCACGGCGGGGAATCGGTGGATGTGCAGGGCGAGACCACGCCGGTGGACACGGGCGCGGACGAGATCGGCGAGGTCGCCGAGGCGTTCGCCGCCGCCCAGCGCACCGCCATCGACACCGCCGTCGCCGAGGCGCGCACCCGCGACGGGTTCAATCGCGTCTTCCTCGACATCGCCTTCCGCAGTCAGGCCCTGGTCCGCAGGCAGCTCGACGTGCTGGATGTGGCCGAGGCCAAACAGGATCATCCCGAACATCTCGACCTGCTGTTCCAGCTCGACCATCTGGCCACCCGTGCCCGCCGCAATGCCGAGAATCTGCTGATCCTCGGCGACCGGCAACCCGGACGGCAGTGGCGGCGGCCGGTGGGCCTGGAGGAGATCGTGCGCAGCGCGGCCTCGGAGACCGAGGGTTTCGCGCGGGTGAGCGCGGTCCGGCTGCCGCCGGTGAACGTGCTCGGCGCCGCGGTCGCCGACCTCATCCATCTGCTCGCCGAACTGATCGACAACGCGGCGAACTTCTCGCCGCCGGACGCGCCGATCACCGTGCACGGCAGCATCGTCGGCCGCGGTGTCGTGGTCGAGATCGTCGATCGCGGCCTCGGGATGGTGTTCGAACAGCTCGAGCAGGTCAACGCCCTGCTGGTCGAACCGCCCGAATTCCACGAGATGGCGCTGGCCGGGCGGCGGCAGCTGGGACTGTTCGTCGTCGGCCGCCTCGCGCGGCGGCACGGCATCGGCGTGAGCCTGCGCGAATCGCCCTACGGCGGGGTCACCGCGATCGTGCTCATCCCGGCCGCGGTGCTGGACCGGCTGAGCCTGGACGCCGATCCGGCCCCGGCCCGCACCCCGCTGCCGCGGCGGCAACGGCCGAGCAATGTGGTTCCGGCCGCCCGCCGAGTGCTCGCTCCCGCACAACCGGTGTCCGAGGGACCTCGCACCCCGGATGCGGCCCGTGCGGCGATGACCGCGTTCCAGCGCGGAACGCGGCAGGCCCGAAGCTCCGTCATCGACGGTCCCCAGCAGAATTCCGACGAGTAG
- a CDS encoding roadblock/LC7 domain-containing protein, which produces MNDHPTTSSSPAGLDWILDKLVSRVSGAEGAVVLSADGLPMAGSRGLGRDNVEHLAAIASALHSLARGVGTHFGKGELHQTVIELESGFLVVTEAGNGACLALLADIESDLGLIAYEMNVVIGQVREHLSAIPRVSETVTSPYQQ; this is translated from the coding sequence ATGAATGATCACCCCACCACCTCTTCCTCCCCGGCCGGTCTGGATTGGATCCTCGACAAATTGGTCTCCCGGGTTTCGGGGGCCGAAGGCGCTGTCGTGCTGTCCGCCGACGGATTGCCGATGGCCGGATCGCGCGGCCTGGGCCGCGACAATGTCGAACATCTGGCGGCCATCGCCTCGGCGCTGCACAGTCTGGCTCGCGGAGTCGGCACGCATTTCGGGAAAGGTGAATTGCATCAGACGGTCATCGAATTGGAATCGGGTTTCCTGGTCGTCACCGAGGCCGGAAACGGGGCGTGTCTGGCGCTGCTCGCGGATATCGAATCCGATCTGGGCCTGATCGCGTACGAGATGAATGTGGTCATCGGTCAGGTGCGCGAGCACTTGTCGGCGATCCCCAGAGTGTCTGAAACAGTTACCTCGCCGTACCAGCAGTGA
- a CDS encoding DUF742 domain-containing protein encodes MDDDPGPLVRPFATTRGRTGTELPDLDIFTLVTTIDFGNDVEDFDREYRQILSMCRGRPQSIAEIAARCGLLVTAAKVLVGDLIKAGYIDFRAPHPDVAHDPEFLRSVLAGLRKI; translated from the coding sequence GTGGACGACGATCCGGGTCCGCTGGTCCGGCCCTTCGCCACGACCCGGGGGCGAACCGGTACCGAGCTACCGGACCTGGACATATTCACGCTCGTCACCACCATCGATTTCGGTAACGACGTCGAGGATTTCGACCGCGAATACCGGCAGATCCTGTCCATGTGCCGCGGCCGCCCCCAGTCGATCGCGGAAATCGCGGCCCGCTGCGGGCTGCTGGTCACCGCCGCGAAGGTTCTCGTCGGTGATCTGATCAAAGCCGGATATATCGATTTCCGGGCGCCGCATCCGGATGTCGCGCACGATCCGGAATTTCTGCGGTCGGTGCTGGCGGGTTTACGAAAGATATGA
- a CDS encoding beta-propeller fold lactonase family protein gives MHVRNIPGGEKARAHRPRKRTSAFAAAIGVAVGISVGGIVIPVAGADSTGPSYLLVGGTGSGNLGVLPESDGHLSGTGPTVPIETGTLTVAVTPNNHYVYVAHTVSGTLQGFRVNPDGSFDRLADARLDPGQPIVGAVVSPDGRWLFATVGSVTNEVRTYAIAPSGALTPVASATIPGATSGLSIPTVSPDGRFLFAPSFIGGTMDSFAIGDDGHLTPAGPQVRTGDRPALPSATPNGKFLYITNEGTNDVSAYSISPTGALTPIGRFPTAGTPHGMAITPDGKYLYLPQTTGMGVQGFAILDNGALAPIPGANAPSQPGHFPGRVVLSPDAKRLYVIDTLTATGTEKVFTYRVLGDGSLEPSGEPPVDTGVVFSDGATGVFVTPGA, from the coding sequence GTGCACGTTCGGAATATCCCAGGCGGCGAAAAAGCCCGCGCACACCGGCCGCGCAAGCGAACGTCCGCCTTCGCGGCGGCGATCGGCGTCGCCGTCGGGATTTCCGTCGGCGGCATCGTGATCCCGGTCGCGGGCGCCGATTCGACCGGCCCCAGCTATCTCCTGGTCGGCGGCACCGGTTCCGGGAATCTCGGCGTTCTGCCGGAATCCGACGGCCATTTGTCGGGCACCGGCCCGACCGTTCCCATCGAAACCGGCACCCTCACCGTCGCCGTCACTCCGAACAATCACTACGTGTATGTCGCCCATACGGTTTCGGGAACCCTGCAGGGTTTCCGGGTGAATCCGGACGGCTCGTTCGACAGGCTCGCGGACGCGCGCCTGGACCCGGGCCAGCCCATCGTGGGCGCGGTGGTGAGCCCCGACGGCCGGTGGCTGTTCGCCACGGTCGGCTCGGTGACCAACGAGGTGCGCACCTACGCCATCGCCCCCTCGGGCGCCCTGACCCCGGTCGCGTCGGCGACGATCCCGGGCGCCACCAGCGGCCTCTCGATCCCGACGGTCTCACCCGACGGCCGATTCCTGTTCGCGCCCAGCTTCATCGGCGGCACCATGGACTCCTTCGCGATCGGCGACGACGGCCACCTCACCCCCGCCGGCCCCCAGGTGCGCACGGGCGACCGCCCCGCCCTGCCCTCGGCGACTCCGAACGGAAAGTTCCTCTACATCACCAACGAGGGCACCAACGACGTTTCGGCATACAGCATTTCACCCACCGGCGCCCTGACCCCGATCGGCCGTTTCCCCACCGCCGGAACCCCACACGGCATGGCCATCACCCCCGACGGCAAATACCTCTACCTCCCCCAGACCACCGGCATGGGCGTCCAGGGCTTCGCCATCCTCGACAACGGCGCCCTCGCCCCGATCCCCGGCGCCAACGCCCCCAGCCAGCCCGGACATTTCCCCGGACGAGTAGTGCTGAGCCCGGATGCCAAGCGTCTCTATGTGATCGACACGTTGACCGCCACCGGGACGGAGAAGGTGTTCACCTATCGGGTGCTGGGGGACGGGTCGCTCGAGCCGTCGGGGGAGCCGCCGGTGGACACGGGTGTGGTGTTCTCTGACGGGGCGACTGGAGTGTTTGTCACGCCGGGTGCGTGA
- a CDS encoding HAD family hydrolase, translating into MSTLTDLLTARTCLLLDFDGPICAVFSGLTSRDAVEHLGSQLDTPLPPVISETTDPFDVLEYARGLGPATATRIERAFTRIELEAVAQSSQTPDGAELIRYASRRGYSVAVVSNNSAESISAYLDRYNLRDDIAGIFARTPANLDKFKPGPYLLDLAMQALGTNVKQTVFVGDSTTDIQAAHAAQVTSIAFANRPEKVDRFADYGPGAVITHLTDLMDALVVG; encoded by the coding sequence GTGAGCACGCTGACCGACCTACTGACCGCTCGCACTTGCCTACTGCTCGATTTCGACGGCCCGATCTGCGCGGTCTTCTCTGGACTCACCAGTCGCGATGCCGTCGAACACCTTGGGAGCCAGCTGGATACGCCGTTGCCGCCAGTCATTTCCGAGACAACAGATCCGTTCGACGTTCTCGAATACGCGCGTGGGCTCGGTCCGGCGACTGCCACACGCATCGAACGCGCCTTCACGCGGATCGAATTGGAAGCGGTGGCCCAATCATCTCAAACTCCGGATGGAGCCGAGCTAATCCGGTACGCGTCAAGGCGCGGATACTCCGTTGCCGTCGTCAGCAACAATTCCGCGGAGTCCATCTCCGCGTACCTTGACCGCTACAACCTGCGCGACGATATTGCCGGGATCTTCGCCCGAACGCCTGCCAACCTCGACAAGTTTAAGCCCGGTCCATACCTGTTGGATTTGGCGATGCAAGCGTTAGGCACTAACGTCAAACAGACTGTTTTCGTTGGCGATTCAACAACTGATATCCAGGCCGCCCATGCCGCGCAAGTTACATCGATAGCTTTCGCCAACCGACCAGAGAAGGTCGATCGCTTTGCCGACTATGGCCCAGGGGCCGTGATCACCCATCTGACTGATTTGATGGATGCTCTCGTAGTAGGCTGA
- a CDS encoding GntR family transcriptional regulator produces MDALDPDDPRPPSQQIASILRAAILTRKLTPGAKLPSGPQIVQRYGVAKATAEQAIRILREQGLVVSRKGSGVFVRERTERPVGLRPHIERSFEARNVTIDFAGLSGETPHGAISEPLDRIREGRLRPDSLAVRLLVPDDSIPRHLPSRTDDLSDSPAFRKRANRIMERHSLAIVDTVHELASLGLVSSATAQVRTFPSIPLFKLYILNGEQAFFGYCPVREHKLELDGDSVAIWDLMGKDTTLFHHASEADPDSKASRFVSQSQLWFTSLWNSVAKDYRP; encoded by the coding sequence GTGGATGCCCTAGACCCGGACGATCCCCGCCCACCGTCGCAACAGATCGCCAGCATCCTTCGGGCGGCGATACTCACGCGGAAGCTCACACCAGGCGCGAAACTGCCATCGGGACCGCAAATTGTTCAGCGCTACGGCGTTGCGAAAGCAACGGCAGAGCAAGCGATTCGCATCCTCCGTGAGCAGGGACTCGTCGTCTCGCGCAAAGGATCTGGCGTCTTCGTCCGCGAACGAACCGAGCGCCCGGTTGGGCTCCGACCACACATCGAACGAAGCTTCGAGGCTCGGAATGTGACCATCGACTTCGCCGGGTTGTCCGGTGAGACACCGCACGGCGCGATTTCAGAGCCTCTCGACCGAATTCGGGAAGGCAGGCTCCGTCCTGATTCGTTGGCAGTCCGACTCCTCGTCCCCGACGATTCGATTCCTCGGCACCTGCCATCCCGCACGGACGACCTCAGTGACAGTCCGGCTTTTCGGAAACGCGCAAACCGCATCATGGAACGGCATAGTCTCGCGATAGTCGACACAGTTCACGAGCTGGCGTCCCTCGGTCTCGTGTCGAGCGCAACGGCTCAGGTTCGAACTTTTCCGTCGATACCACTGTTCAAGCTATACATCCTCAACGGCGAACAAGCATTCTTCGGCTATTGCCCGGTCCGAGAGCATAAGCTCGAACTCGACGGTGACAGCGTCGCGATCTGGGATCTGATGGGCAAAGACACAACCCTGTTCCACCACGCGAGCGAAGCCGATCCCGACTCGAAGGCCAGTCGGTTCGTCAGCCAATCCCAACTGTGGTTCACCAGCCTCTGGAATTCGGTCGCCAAGGACTACCGACCGTGA
- a CDS encoding reverse transcriptase domain-containing protein: protein MHKWLSSSIQRSGWGGRADTVFADKGAKGSRPLSVMSLQDRVVYRALVARLEGLLPDELRQREPFSDFSSAPTRVQSARYVTSMDVSSYYVYVDHDLLVDELTAQTGDALTVGALTELLHKVMGRRIGLPQVSSVSDTLGDTHLDRVRRRLVRKGFTVSRYADDFRVVSDSLGSARQAVEECATELYTLGLVLNDEKTLTYGINTYRTSLKRFATAERELFVDDDHGDDELRTLMRGGYLDDHFDLEGAASENDGEIDDETDGSPPTLGDAPASSGIDDIEAIQSDTVDVTRELTEAQTQAAHRAWDIWTMRESRSRRDSAVIRTLLHRALPILGAAGDTVPLSSLLRVVSTEPGLTPQLAQYFGALPEKEQRQKARAALDELLSDDSPPLSTWQKMWIAHSIGEMKRLRQRPGSSQRRYMEWLIECLASEHPGLVATAAASLGKIRAGETEMLAAAFDRVGPQWRSLVLWGLARLDMTKAQSCADSALDRIMLENM from the coding sequence GTGCACAAATGGCTTAGTTCGAGCATCCAGCGGTCGGGATGGGGAGGTCGCGCCGACACCGTCTTTGCGGACAAAGGCGCCAAAGGTTCTCGACCGCTGAGTGTCATGTCTCTGCAAGACCGCGTAGTCTATCGAGCATTGGTAGCGAGGCTGGAGGGGCTACTTCCGGATGAGTTGCGGCAGCGAGAACCGTTTTCTGACTTTAGTAGCGCACCAACTCGTGTCCAAAGTGCCCGTTACGTTACCTCCATGGATGTGTCTTCGTACTACGTGTATGTCGATCATGATCTCCTCGTCGACGAGTTGACGGCACAGACGGGCGATGCTCTCACTGTCGGAGCTCTGACTGAACTGCTCCATAAGGTGATGGGACGCAGGATCGGTTTGCCGCAGGTAAGTTCGGTATCGGACACTCTCGGCGATACGCATCTTGATCGGGTACGTCGTCGACTCGTCCGTAAAGGTTTTACAGTGTCGAGGTACGCTGACGACTTCCGGGTCGTATCCGATTCTCTCGGTAGCGCCCGACAGGCGGTGGAGGAATGTGCAACAGAGCTTTACACCCTTGGTTTGGTATTAAATGACGAAAAGACGCTCACATATGGCATTAACACCTATCGTACCTCGCTGAAGCGGTTCGCTACTGCCGAGCGTGAGCTGTTCGTCGATGACGATCATGGTGACGATGAGCTGCGGACTCTGATGAGGGGCGGATACCTAGATGATCACTTTGACCTTGAGGGGGCAGCATCAGAAAACGATGGCGAGATCGATGATGAGACCGACGGGAGCCCGCCGACCCTCGGCGATGCTCCTGCGTCTAGTGGAATCGATGACATTGAGGCAATCCAATCAGATACCGTCGATGTTACTCGGGAACTGACGGAGGCTCAAACTCAAGCAGCGCATCGTGCGTGGGATATATGGACAATGCGAGAGTCGAGAAGTCGCAGAGACTCTGCAGTAATTCGAACGTTGCTGCATCGAGCGTTGCCGATTCTAGGTGCGGCCGGTGACACTGTTCCACTGTCTTCGCTACTGCGGGTTGTCAGTACTGAGCCGGGGTTGACGCCGCAATTAGCGCAGTACTTCGGGGCGCTGCCGGAAAAGGAGCAGCGGCAAAAGGCGCGTGCCGCACTTGACGAGTTGTTGTCTGATGACTCCCCTCCGCTGAGCACTTGGCAGAAGATGTGGATCGCGCACTCTATAGGCGAAATGAAGCGACTTCGGCAACGGCCTGGAAGCTCACAACGTCGTTACATGGAATGGCTCATCGAATGTTTAGCTTCCGAGCATCCGGGGCTTGTTGCTACTGCTGCTGCAAGCCTTGGGAAGATTCGAGCTGGCGAAACAGAGATGCTTGCCGCGGCATTCGATCGTGTCGGTCCGCAATGGCGCTCACTGGTTCTTTGGGGTCTGGCAAGGTTGGATATGACCAAGGCTCAATCTTGCGCGGACAGCGCACTTGACAGGATCATGCTGGAGAACATGTGA
- a CDS encoding restriction endonuclease yields MSEFEVEIDSEAEQLADLCRMYWETNEDGSFAHTVKSIAGAFELPAHKVSRLVSDLSTARSTSRYCNECGEGFIYRTRSDWSSSSRLQTSRCPECADAERRRQAQQQEMEIAAARDSIAERYPIISAAQVPHAEELDMHLAFTLVALFEDAEELYRGVSEPIDERIDPLTPTADFDFDLLKQLIHKKAIRIHPSSSADSFTWDPTGILSDSYYPTRASYYIPGPGTLESQVSEFRQSFSDVVYRDYWPEKWVDQFHGFWLDVAVSECKAYLVHMLYRHNLIFKPGPKTNDVFRRGLKWYSIGQMYYFIWRAAKESAAYYLRERVSAKQAANSAITRISAEINRAYTDGWKISTYQRDPKLPVSTVSHILFSRALRIDDPMTYSPIELPARRAGLEIAWKSIEADTFERLIFQLVAETEGYENVDWLMHTNAPDHGRDVSAIRLRHDPLSGHSAQRVAIQCKHWTTRAVRDVDVASAIVSLDHWQDPPFDVLVIATSGRFTSDAVTWIERQNSKGQRPSIEVWNDARLELLLDERAHLIRSFELR; encoded by the coding sequence GTGTCAGAGTTTGAAGTCGAGATAGATTCAGAAGCTGAGCAGCTCGCCGATCTTTGTCGAATGTACTGGGAAACGAACGAGGACGGCTCCTTCGCGCACACGGTAAAGTCAATAGCAGGGGCTTTCGAGCTTCCCGCGCATAAAGTCAGCAGGCTTGTTTCCGATCTTTCCACCGCCCGATCCACGAGCAGGTACTGCAACGAATGCGGAGAGGGGTTTATCTACAGAACGCGATCGGATTGGTCCTCTAGCTCGCGACTTCAAACTAGCCGATGCCCGGAATGCGCCGATGCTGAGCGTCGTCGTCAAGCGCAGCAACAGGAGATGGAAATAGCGGCGGCTCGCGATTCGATAGCTGAGCGCTACCCAATAATTTCTGCCGCGCAGGTACCGCACGCAGAAGAGCTGGATATGCATCTAGCCTTCACATTGGTCGCACTGTTCGAAGATGCAGAGGAGCTTTATAGAGGAGTTAGTGAACCGATAGATGAGCGCATCGATCCACTAACTCCCACAGCCGACTTTGACTTCGACTTACTGAAACAGCTCATTCACAAGAAAGCCATTCGGATCCATCCTTCGTCGTCAGCCGACAGTTTCACGTGGGACCCAACCGGCATACTTTCTGACAGCTACTACCCAACGCGTGCTTCGTATTACATACCGGGTCCGGGCACACTCGAATCTCAAGTGAGCGAGTTTCGCCAGAGTTTTTCCGACGTAGTCTATCGCGACTACTGGCCCGAGAAGTGGGTCGACCAGTTCCACGGATTCTGGTTGGATGTCGCTGTATCAGAATGCAAAGCGTACCTGGTGCACATGCTCTATAGGCATAACTTAATCTTCAAGCCGGGCCCCAAGACAAATGATGTATTCCGTCGTGGTCTGAAATGGTACTCAATCGGGCAGATGTATTATTTTATCTGGCGAGCCGCAAAAGAGAGCGCAGCATACTACCTAAGGGAGAGGGTTTCAGCTAAACAGGCAGCCAATAGTGCAATAACAAGGATTTCTGCCGAAATTAACCGAGCATATACCGATGGATGGAAAATAAGCACATACCAGAGAGACCCGAAGCTACCAGTCTCCACAGTGTCACACATTCTCTTCTCGCGCGCTCTGCGGATTGATGATCCGATGACATACTCTCCAATCGAATTGCCCGCGAGACGTGCAGGCCTGGAAATCGCATGGAAAAGTATCGAAGCAGATACTTTTGAGCGTCTGATCTTCCAACTGGTAGCTGAGACAGAGGGGTATGAGAATGTCGATTGGCTAATGCATACCAATGCGCCTGATCATGGACGAGATGTCAGCGCTATCCGCCTCCGGCATGATCCGCTCAGCGGTCACAGTGCGCAGCGAGTCGCGATACAATGCAAGCATTGGACAACTCGTGCAGTACGTGACGTTGACGTAGCCTCAGCGATCGTGAGCCTTGACCATTGGCAGGATCCACCTTTCGACGTACTCGTGATCGCGACAAGTGGCCGCTTCACCTCGGACGCTGTCACCTGGATCGAGAGGCAAAACTCAAAAGGTCAGCGACCGAGTATTGAAGTTTGGAATGATGCCAGGTTAGAGCTTCTGCTGGATGAGCGTGCGCATTTAATTCGTTCGTTCGAACTAAGATAG
- a CDS encoding winged helix-turn-helix transcriptional regulator: MASARQISGPCQAWPQDSAFIREVLDRIGDKWTVLIVSTLSAGPLRYSDLQTSIPGISQRMLTQTLKHLERDGLATRTAYPEVPPRVEYELTDLGRSLLDAVTAMAGWAAAHHGEIATNRAASELTGVGRDKTSARASAG; this comes from the coding sequence ATGGCGTCAGCGCGGCAGATCAGCGGTCCGTGCCAGGCGTGGCCACAGGACAGCGCCTTCATCCGCGAAGTGCTCGATCGCATCGGCGACAAATGGACAGTGCTGATCGTCAGCACCCTGAGCGCAGGCCCGCTGCGCTACTCCGACCTGCAAACGAGCATCCCGGGCATCTCCCAGCGCATGCTGACCCAGACCCTCAAACACCTCGAGCGAGACGGACTGGCCACCCGCACCGCATACCCCGAGGTCCCGCCGCGAGTGGAGTACGAGCTGACGGACCTGGGCCGATCCCTGCTGGATGCGGTGACGGCGATGGCCGGTTGGGCCGCCGCCCATCACGGTGAGATCGCCACCAACCGGGCCGCCAGCGAACTGACCGGAGTCGGCCGAGACAAGACATCGGCCCGCGCGTCGGCGGGCTGA
- a CDS encoding FMN-dependent NADH-azoreductase has protein sequence MSYLLHIDSSSLGEASVSRQVARSFLEGWGGEVVHRDLAAAPVPHLSAAGITARVTDPARHTDEQAAAAALQDELVEEFLGAGAYLFTVPMYNLSMPSVFKAWLDQIMVYGRTFKPSPAAGRPAVLISARGGSYGPGAPNHGLDYVVPTTEAVLGHESQLALDVATVVPEMTMAAHTPSLAEFLPMHEASMSAAHHRARDLAATIATAAAA, from the coding sequence ATGTCGTACCTGCTTCACATCGACTCCTCCTCGCTCGGCGAAGCCTCGGTCTCGCGTCAGGTCGCCCGGTCCTTCCTCGAAGGCTGGGGCGGCGAGGTCGTCCACCGCGACCTCGCCGCGGCGCCCGTGCCCCATCTCAGTGCTGCCGGTATCACCGCCCGCGTCACCGATCCCGCGCGGCACACCGACGAGCAGGCTGCCGCGGCCGCATTGCAGGACGAGCTCGTCGAGGAGTTCCTCGGCGCCGGGGCCTACCTGTTCACGGTGCCGATGTACAACCTGTCGATGCCGTCGGTGTTCAAGGCCTGGCTCGACCAGATCATGGTCTACGGCCGCACTTTCAAGCCGTCACCGGCGGCCGGACGTCCGGCGGTGCTGATCTCCGCCCGAGGCGGCAGCTACGGTCCCGGCGCACCCAACCACGGGCTCGACTATGTGGTGCCCACCACCGAGGCGGTGCTCGGACACGAGAGTCAGCTGGCACTCGATGTCGCCACCGTGGTCCCCGAGATGACCATGGCCGCCCACACACCGTCCCTGGCGGAATTTCTCCCGATGCACGAGGCGTCCATGTCCGCCGCTCACCACCGCGCTCGTGACCTGGCCGCGACGATCGCCACTGCGGCCGCCGCCTGA
- a CDS encoding dihydrofolate reductase family protein, which produces MSIVVNEFITLDGRVSDPDGHAATPHGGWAFRHGPEAVAGDKFRLGELLDEGVMLLGRKTWELFAQIWPGRDDPFSARMNAATKLVASTTLTDVSAWGNSQVLDGDLIESVSNEQRDVIVTGSVSIVHLLMDRDLIDEYRLLTFPTVLGSGTQLFPPDLPMELECREIEPAGAAVFARYGRSAVR; this is translated from the coding sequence ATGAGCATTGTCGTCAACGAGTTCATCACGCTGGACGGCCGGGTGAGCGACCCCGACGGCCACGCGGCCACCCCGCACGGCGGCTGGGCTTTCCGGCACGGCCCCGAAGCGGTCGCGGGAGACAAGTTCCGCCTCGGCGAGCTGCTGGACGAAGGAGTCATGCTGCTGGGCCGCAAGACCTGGGAATTGTTCGCCCAGATCTGGCCCGGCCGCGACGATCCGTTCTCCGCGCGGATGAACGCCGCCACCAAACTGGTCGCCTCCACCACGCTGACCGACGTCTCGGCCTGGGGAAATTCGCAGGTCCTCGACGGCGACCTCATCGAGTCCGTCAGCAATGAACAACGGGATGTGATCGTCACCGGCAGCGTGAGCATCGTGCACCTGCTGATGGACCGGGATCTCATCGACGAGTACCGCCTGCTGACCTTCCCGACCGTACTGGGCAGCGGCACACAGCTTTTCCCGCCCGACTTACCGATGGAGCTGGAGTGCCGGGAAATCGAACCGGCGGGTGCGGCGGTGTTCGCGCGCTACGGCAGGTCGGCGGTCCGATAA